From Gemmatimonadaceae bacterium:
ATGAAAGATTCGATGATGATGAAAGATTCGATGATGATGAAAGATTCGATGATGAAGCGTGACTCGACCATGAAGCGGGACTCGACGTCGAGACAGTAGGCGGAGTAAAATCAGGCCGGATTCACTAATCCGGGAAAGGGAACGCGAGCTGAACATTGGGGGCGGGATAGCCAGTTGGCGTCTCGCCCCCATTGTCGTCTTCGACTCTTGCCCAACTCGCTACACGGTACTTGACGCATAGCTGGTCAAAAAAACTCGCCAGGCCTGTCCGATACTTATCGCCTGCCTGATATCCGTGGGCATAGGTATTCCGGTATCTCTCAGCGAGATGAGGGAATTCGGACTCGATGAAGGGCAGATATTTCGCTCGCGCGGATGATTGGAGTCTGAGTGCACATGCGCCAACGTAGGTGGCGCCAGCTTCCGACACTCGCTTCACCAGAGCCTCGAGGTCCGACGGTTTGTCGGTAATGCCGGGCAGTACCGGCATGCAGTTGATCCCGGCGTCAATACCGGCCTCCCGCAATCGTGCGAGCGCACGGATCCGGGCTTCAGGTGTAGGCGCGCGTGGTTCGATGCGCCTCGCGAGGTCCCGGTTCAACGTTATCAGGGATATATGAACGCTGACGTCAGAGTGCCGTCCAAGACGCGATAACACGTCGATGTCGCGCGTTATCAGCGGGCTTTTGGTAATTATTACTACCGTCAGACCGGGATGATCGGTAAGCACCTCGAGAACTCGGCGAGTCACCCGGAACCGTCGCTCCGCCGGCTGGTAGGGATCAGTTGCCGTTCCAATTACGACAGCATCACCGTTGATGAGGCCCAGATGTCTGTCACTGCCTTGGCGAAGAGCGCGGGCGAGAACCTCGGGCGCGTTCTGTTTCACGAAGATATTCCGCTCGAACGCGAGCCAGGGTGGCGTCTCATCGAAGCGTTGCGCGAGACCGTTATCCATCCGGTCACTGGTTGCAGCTCGTTCCATGACGTAGCGGTGGGCGTAACGCGCATAGCAATAGGCACAGCCGAATGCGCATCCTACGTATGGGTTGATGGACCAGTATCCCATGCCCGTGGTTTCCGGCCCGT
This genomic window contains:
- a CDS encoding radical SAM protein produces the protein MSPGIRPSAKARAIRQQSLFDDAFERESRLIPVIGEQKDIRYFSSMAKTVLNGPETTGMGYWSINPYVGCAFGCAYCYARYAHRYVMERAATSDRMDNGLAQRFDETPPWLAFERNIFVKQNAPEVLARALRQGSDRHLGLINGDAVVIGTATDPYQPAERRFRVTRRVLEVLTDHPGLTVVIITKSPLITRDIDVLSRLGRHSDVSVHISLITLNRDLARRIEPRAPTPEARIRALARLREAGIDAGINCMPVLPGITDKPSDLEALVKRVSEAGATYVGACALRLQSSARAKYLPFIESEFPHLAERYRNTYAHGYQAGDKYRTGLASFFDQLCVKYRVASWARVEDDNGGETPTGYPAPNVQLAFPFPD